The following proteins are encoded in a genomic region of Zea mays cultivar B73 chromosome 9, Zm-B73-REFERENCE-NAM-5.0, whole genome shotgun sequence:
- the LOC100193837 gene encoding uncharacterized protein LOC100193837, whose translation MATARTLHRQLRRRVAAALLVVATTCIALPAIAPAPVAAAAPTLATTSATAATDAVGQAAATLGASAPATTPPPPPAAGDDDAFFSTFRDLCLNRSSANDISKCLPAIAAACKAFNAKIDAGLGDATSGSIDLISVARDALASGDPASQARATACAVATVDSSGGRRNCHRVDLRKKVALPDKLRSRLVAQAPKRLVRMCGQILYEIPACRFTELRADKCLGLFRQGKSTFETSRDFKETVSVSVLRDPKSYTETVTRTVPVHVDCCSLSDRCLCQLKKKLGNNTTIPCLAKKELQACN comes from the coding sequence ATGGCAACAGCAAGGACGCTCCATAGGCAGCTGCGCCGCCGTGTCGCGGCAGCTCTGCTGGTGGTGGCGACGACGTGCATCGCTCTGCCAGCCATAGCACCCGCTCCCGTCGCCGCAGCGGCGCCAACCCTCGCCACCACGTCCGCgaccgccgccaccgacgccgTCGGCCAAGCCGCCGCGACCCTCGGCGCCTCCGCGCCTGCTACtacacctcctcctcctcctgccgCAGGCGACGACGATGCATTCTTCAGCACCTTCCGCGACCTGTGCCTCAACCGTTCATCCGCGAACGACATCAGCAAGTGCCTCCCGGCGATCGCCGCCGCCTGCAAAGCGTTCAACGCCAAGATCGATGCCGGCCTCGGCGACGCGACGAGCGGCAGCATCGATCTCATATCCGTCGCGCGTGACGCGCTGGCCTCGGGCGACCCGGCATCCCAGGCCCGCGCCACCGCGTGCGCCGTGGCGACCGTCGACTCGAGCGGCGGCAGGCGGAACTGCCACCGCGTAGACCTCCGCAAGAAAGTAGCGCTGCCGGATAAACTGCGCAGCAGGCTGGTGGCTCAAGCGCCCAAGCGCCTCGTCAGGATGTGCGGGCAGATCCTGTACGAGATACCGGCGTGCCGATTCACTGAGCTCCGCGCAGATAAATGCTTGGGTCTCTTTCGGCAGGGGAAGAGCACGTTCGAGACCAGCCGTGACTTCAAGGAGACGGTTAGCGTTAGTGTGCTACGGGATCCTAAATCCTATACTGAGACAGTGACTCGGACGGTGCCGGTGCATGTGGACTGCTGCAGCCTAAGCGACAGGTGCCTCTGCCAGTTGAAGAAGAAGCTGGGCAACAACACCACCATCCCGTGCCTTGCGAAGAAGGAGCTACAAGCTTGCAACTGA